The Flavobacterium psychrotrophum region TTACCGTTGCTGTTGCCGACCTTGAAACACAAACCAATAAATTTGTGAATGGATTGGTATATGAAGACAACAATATTAAAGATGATGATGTAATGCTTAAGGTATGGAAAACCGCACCGATAAAATTTACAGAAAAGAACGGCCGCCTGCAAATTGTTATTCCTGTAAAGGTTAACGGGCAGGTACGCTATGGCACCACTGCTATGGGAATAGACATGCACGACACCCGCGAGTTTGACCTGGCTGCAAACATTACATTCAACAGCAGCATAGGCCTTAAGAACTGGCAGATGACCAGCGACACCAAGCTGGAAAACCTGGAATGGACCGAAAGCCCATCTGTTACGGTGGCAGGAAAGAAAATCCCGGTTACATACCTGATAAACCCAACGATTAAGCTATTCAAAACCCGTATTGAAAATGAGCTTGACAATGCTATTAAAGAATCTGTAAACCTAAAGCCGCAGGTGCTTGATGCACTGCAAACCATGAGCAAGCCTTTTAAGGTTAATGAGCAGTATGAAACATGGTTCCAGATGATGCCAACAGAGCTTTATGTTACCGACGCCAAGCTGTCTAAAAAGCAGATAACAATGAACATGGGACTTAAGTGCACTATGGAAACCACAGTAGGCCAGCCACCAAAAGGCGCTTTCAAAAAAGAGTCTATTGTACTGAAAGCCGTTTCTGCAATGCCGGAAAAAGTAAACGCTGTTGTTGCGGCAGTATCTACTTATTCAAGCGCATCTGCCATGATAACCAAAAACTTCCAGGGGCAGGAATTTGGCGATGGCAAGCGCAAAGTTGTCGTACAAAAAGTTGACCTATGGAGCAAAGACAATAAGATGATCGTAGCTCTTGAAATGACAGGCAGCATTAACGGAACAATTTACCTGACCGGCATACCGAATTACAATGCCGTTACAAAAGAGATCTTTTTTGACCAGATGGATTATATCCTGGATACAAAAAGCGCGCTTATGCGTACCGCAAACTGGATGGCAAGTGGCATCATCCTGAAAAAAATACAGGAAAACTGCCGCTATTCTATTAAAGAAAACCTTGAGGAAGGCAAAAAGAATATGCAGCCTTATCTTAACAACTACTCGCCAATGGCTGGTGTTTACCTAAATGGTACGCTGGATGATTTTGAATTTGATAAAATAGAACTTACCAATAACGCAATAATAGCATTTATTAAAGGCTCAGGTAAAATCAACCTGAAGGTGGATGGCATGAAATAGTTTTTCTTTAGATTGTGGATAGTTAGACAGCCAGAATTTTGGACTGCATAAACTATCCTACCATAAACAAAGAAGCGCAGTAATTACTGCGCTTCTTTGTTTTGTATGGCTTTCTTTCTTAACCTGTAGACCGCAAAGCCTACAAGGCCGATTAGAAGATACGGAAAGATCATAAGATAT contains the following coding sequences:
- a CDS encoding DUF4403 family protein, encoding MKTLLISLLGSGLLLTSCSTSKRINALKPEPGNTTDVVYQKSTSFISLPVTVAVADLETQTNKFVNGLVYEDNNIKDDDVMLKVWKTAPIKFTEKNGRLQIVIPVKVNGQVRYGTTAMGIDMHDTREFDLAANITFNSSIGLKNWQMTSDTKLENLEWTESPSVTVAGKKIPVTYLINPTIKLFKTRIENELDNAIKESVNLKPQVLDALQTMSKPFKVNEQYETWFQMMPTELYVTDAKLSKKQITMNMGLKCTMETTVGQPPKGAFKKESIVLKAVSAMPEKVNAVVAAVSTYSSASAMITKNFQGQEFGDGKRKVVVQKVDLWSKDNKMIVALEMTGSINGTIYLTGIPNYNAVTKEIFFDQMDYILDTKSALMRTANWMASGIILKKIQENCRYSIKENLEEGKKNMQPYLNNYSPMAGVYLNGTLDDFEFDKIELTNNAIIAFIKGSGKINLKVDGMK